The genomic region GTGCAACTTCAGAAACTGCGACTCcatgttggcttcatttttttagtTTCCTCTTGGGGCTAGCTTATATTGCCTGGAATGCCCAGGTGAGCTTCCGACAACTATCCTACAGCAGCCTCCAAGATGGCAGCGGTAGTATTTACAACAATGAAGCAATGATGCAGGTTGTATTCAATCAACAGTCTTATCAGTCTTTTTGTCCTCTGGCCATTTCCCCTGCCACGGATGAAATGCTCGCttacaggtactgtactgcTGTTAGAGACAGGAGAGGTTAATGAGGGTGTACATGCTCATCAGGTGTTGTTGTAATTATAGTAACACATGTAGCTGCCATCTACTTATGAAGAGGGtaatcttttattttatctcaGTTTACCATCTCCTGTCCAGCCATTTTGCTgctgctatgtgtgtgtgtgtgtgtgtatcagatAGGACACACTATATTACACCCATACATGGCAGCCGCACCATAAAGAGCAATTATTCTTCTCGACTTAGATGCTTtgaaagggaaaataaaatgttgggAATAGAGAAGTGTTAGTGATAGGCAAACATGGCTACATGATACAATAGCAACAGTAAGTTCTTCTGTTTACACACTCAATAATCAGATAACACTCGTGTGTGATATGTGTTTGCCCATGTGTTTATgatgttttctgtatttttcagacaTATGTCTACAACCTGGTGCAATTGGAGGCTTTGAGTCAGACTCCATCTCGAGGTCCTGGCCTTCTGATGATTGCTTCGACACAGTGGATGGAAAGTGCAACGAGCAGAAGGTTCCACAGAAAGCACCCCTTATTGCACTTCATAATGGTTTGTCCCTTCATTCATACATTCACACAATTACTTGTTgatggaaaaaaatataacaaatgaaACACAGTAGACTTATGGCAAACTGAGGAAGGTTCCTTTTTGTCCCAAATACAACTGTTATTTTATCTGTCTCACTGAAACGTTGCCTATGTCGTTGCATTTTGTGGTTTAATCTCAAACATTATAGCTGAGCTGACTTTCCTCAGTAGTAAACACTGGCACTAAAACTAGCTGTTATacctaaaaaaaatatgattatgACAATATGAAAGAACAGCAGTCACATGGTTATAATAATCGATAATAAACAAATAGTATCTTCTGGTTTGTTGCAGAATCGCAGGAAAAAGTCCTTTCTCCTCTGGCAAAGCTCCCCCACCCAACCCGATGGGCTTTATTCAAGAAGCTCCAAGAAACTCTGAATGACAGAGCTGCTCTGTCATATCTGCAGCTTGTGGTGAGTGAAACTGATATTGCCCTGTAGACCAGATGTTCGTGGTGACCACTAGCCAGTCGGCTAAAATAATCTGTGTCGCGGTTgtgtaaataaatgtgtaacCACAGCATcccaaaatgtttatttttccttctAATCTGAAGCCCTTTTTCTGTGTCAGCTTGAAGATTTGTGTAGCAATGAAATACACAATGGGACCCCAAAAGAAGAGCAACCCAGTGCAGAGAGTCCCACTGAAAGCACCCTAAATGCAGCACACCTGTTGGTCAGTGCCATGGAAGGTAAGAGGAAGATACAGACAAAAAAAGATCAGCATTACAAAGCAGTGCTGCagaattcttttgtttttttagtgggTTTAACATCGTCATGTgttctgtttaatgtttttagaGTTGCCCAAAGAAACTCTGGAACTTCTGGGCAAGAGCGCTCCTGATTTTCTGCAGGCCTTCAACATGCTGGTTAGCTAACCTGTTTCAGTTTAGTACACATTGTTGGTAATGATTGGTACCATGATTAGTACATTGATGGTTGAGTTATTTCAATAATTCAATATGTACGTagaacacactcacacacaaaagaaaactatgtattaaaaataaattttacatCTCTAAACATGACAAGCACCTGTTTAGCTTAGTATAAACGGGGAACTAGCTAGCCTATCTCTGTTCCAGAGGTGTCAAAATACACACCTATCTGACCTTCTAAAGTTCACTTAATAATGTTATTTCtactttatgtatttttaacccTAAAAAATTCCTTGTGGCCTTCTGGAGGCTGCTTTAACCAGGCTAGCTATGCTAAGCTAACTACAACCAATTATGGGGTTTTAGCTCTATATCTAATGTTATGACATGAATTTATAGTATTTATTAAGCCATTTcatctttctttattttagttCTTTGAGGAAAGTAGAATTCGAATCTGTAAACCAGCATTTTGCAACAAAGAGCTTGTCCACTGATCCACCTACCTATCTCCCCAGGTGTGCAAGCTAAAGAGCAGCAATGTTCTCAACATTCAGTCTCTTCCTGCCCTGCTGCAGGATAACCAGGCCTTTCAGCTGGCAGAGCAGCTACTTTCCTCCGCCAGTGTGACGCTAAGGAGAGACGCTGACCGCCTGTGGATGGAAACCAGAGATAATGCAGGAGTCCTCCCAGTGGTCCTCTTCCTCAGCATCCATGGATTGTGTTTGCTCTGCAATGCACTTTAATAGTTGTAGTGCCTGAGTGTGCACTCCCTCTCCTTTCTTATTGATTGTATTTgcaccatttctttttttattctaaaatcTTATTACATGTAAGCTTGCTATAGTTTGTTACAAGACTTTTTCATATTATCATCACTATTGCTTTTAAAACATTGCTTTAGATTTGTTACAGAGCagaggaaaacattttttttcctaaatatgtttttattatttaaaacaaacattttataacatgtattttcaaaaaaagaaatatatattgaTAGATAGTGATTAATTGAAGGAGGATTTGATATATTTTGGGGCAGCTCTGATATGATatattgtttcattttcttactTTTCACAGAGTTTGATTAGACACCTTAgcaggggtctcgaactccagtcctcgagggctggtgtccttttccatgtgtccctgttgcaacacacctaaataaaattagtaggtcattagcaagagtatagaacttgattGCATGCTGACGTGGCAACCCATAACCCTACTCAAGTATtagtgtttggaaaaatgtacttctaaaagtacttttattgcaccgtgttcattcactcatgagctgctgtaacatgaatcaaatggctgaattgccactTCAGCATACAATCAAGTTCTatagagtcttgctaatgacctactaattgtatacaggtgtgttgcaacaggaacacatggaaacatttcaggacagcggccctcgaggacttGAGTTCGAGACGCCTGCCTTACAGTAATCTGTCCTACAAGTTCAATCCAGACGTTCTTATCTGCTAGTTTTTGGGTacacaaattttttttattttttagtaaaGCTCATCTTTTAGAAAATTTACTAACCAGGGATCACTTGAAAGGCGATTAAGCTAAAGGTAGTTCAGATTTCTCAGCTCAAGAAATGTTTACATGTTGATGATTTTATACGGAAGCGTAGAGTTGCCACccagggaaaagaaaaatagagctatatcacATTATAACGTGAAAAGTTTATTGATCTAACAATATACTTTACATGTTTGTACAATATACTATCATGTTAGTACAATATACCTTTCACATTTGAACAAcataatatcacgttattaTAATAAACATGATTATCACGTTATAACAAAAAACCTTTCACGtttttacaatataaatattacatTGTACcaacgtgataattatgtatattgtaataacctgatattatgttgttcaaatgtaaaaaagtaTATTGTACTAACATGAAAGTATATATAACAAACAAgaaaagtatattgttagaacaataaacttttCATGTCATAACGTaatatagctctatttttcttttgcctgggtggcagctctacacTTCTGTAATTTTAAGCTTTTCAATTAACATAAAAAATTGAAGTTTGTTCCATGCCTATGGTATGTAAAATAACTAGCCTTTCCACATCTATGTGGTGAAAAACATGCTACATGCCAATTCATGCAaggatttttcattttaaatggtaCGGCATCGTATTGCTGCTCATCTTAATAATGAAAATagcattaaacttttttttttttacttaaagatagctttatttttaatattctctTGAAGACCAGACTTTGTTAAAACAAGCTACACTATAAAATACAgtattgacatttttaaaaagtagtgCTTTTATTAAGACGATCATGTGTTTTCATATATGAGCTATAAGTTTTTATGACATTCCTTTTCTAATGACCTTACTGGTACTTACTTTCTAATTTATTGTTAAGAAAGACTATATTACTAGGCTttcaaaaaaaagtgttttgcatgTAGTTGTCTGTATCAAAGTATATCATTTTGATAACAcggaaagcaaaaataaaacttttatatTTTCCGTGAATTGTGTCCTCcatagaaaaataaatgtgatgCAAACTACATTTTATTGTACATGTTTAGAGAAAGTAGTGCATTGTGGGATTCCTGTGTTGAAAAAGATCttcttttacatttacatttttttttaaattaagaatGAGTGTGGTGTAGTAGCTGTGTATCAGTGAGGTATCGATACAGATGATTCACACTATTTCTAATTATCTTAAATtagtgtttacttttttttttttttacattacagtAAGCACCGTAACTTTCTTATAGTTCCACCATAGCTTTTAAGGTTACTATTTACTGACAGCTACAAACTGTAGGTAAGAAAGTGTTTGACATCTTCAGTGTGCTTTTTTTCATGGGTTCAAAAAGTTTCTCCAACTCTGAGATTCCAAACCACAAAGATGTGATGAAAGGTGTATCTTGGATTTTAGTCAGAgtttgtgcaaatgtttaataattattaaatattctAAGGTCTTACAAACATTAAATcacttttaactttaacattatTACACATCATGTTGTAGCTGTAatttacaatttttaaaaaagtgatcaTTTTAGCTGAGTCATGTTTGATAAGATCTTATAAGTTAGTAGCTGAGTGAGTTATTAGTAGTTGTGACATCATTTAACAACATTTACCAAGGACTTTACCATACTTTACCAAGTACAAATACTAATACTACtacaattttcaggtatctgtagtttctactccttacattttggtcaaataaaataaaataaaaatacagataattttttttctttggtaaaggttaaattaaaaaataaattcaaataaaatgtgtttttaatttattatttaatttcttcttcttcttcttcttcttcttattattattattattattattattattattattattattattatataacttttgttaaaattaaaaaatatctgATAGAGAAATTATCTggtaaagaaatttaaaaaaagaatcccACCCGAAAAAAAAGACCACGTGGGCCGAGCGGTGACGTAAATCTCGTGCGACCGCAGTTCAGACACGGCCAGAAAATATTGCCGAGTGGAAGTGGTGTTTTTGCGCTCTAAAAGACGCCTTTAGCACCTTTTGGAAATGCCTGTGTGCAACTTCTTTCTTCAGGGCCGCTGTCGTTACGGCGAAAAATGTTGGAATGAGCACCcaagaggaggaagcagaggaggaggtggtggtggaggataTAACAACAACTACAGCAACCGCTCTGGTCAGCAGCAACCCAGAAGTGGAGGTGGAGGTAACGTCTTCGATAAATTAATATTCATCTAAGCCTACTTTCAGTTTCTTTAGCATTCTTCTTGTGACGTTTTCGCTCTCTTAGCTAGCTGTTGTTAGCCTTCCTTTTCTGTCCCACTGAATTGTAGGCAAATTAGGTTTGTTTCGTGGGTAGGGTATTTGAACAGTGGGATGAGATACAAACACATCCAGAGGCCGAAGCAGGATTTGTGCTTATCTAGGTAACTTAACCATGGAGTTAACCCTGGATTTTCAACTGCGGTTCACTTCTTACTGGGGTGTGTCACCGTCATGCTAAGTTATGTAGAAATGGAAGGGTAGCCTGGGTCTGTTGAATTCACTTCATAGCACGGGGCCCAGTCAGAAATATCAGCTCTATTAAGTTTTAAGTATGTCAACAACTTGGCAAATGGTGTTTTTTCAAACTTGAATGGGCATCACAAAAGAGGTTTTCCTGTTATTCTGATGccacatgaatgcacatttaGTATCGGAGGGATGGGTAATATTACTGTGTCGTAGTTTCTTTTCCAATGCAGTTATACAATACGCTGGaaacaaatacatattttacaaaggTCAGGTgtgtgctaaacaacagcaatTTAATTTCATGTTACCACTTCATGAGACCTCATGGTGGTTatcaaataaatgaatgtaaaGCAGACAACCAGCTTTCAGTAAAGAAGAAAGTCGAGGATAAAGCTAACCAGAGAGCTAATAAAGTGATTTAAACAAGGATTAAAATGGGTTAATAATGATGATGCACTATGGAGTGTATTTTACACAATTTGTAATGCTTTTTGACACTGGTTTGTATTTTGATTCCAGGGTTTGGAAACAGAGTCTGGGTGAATCCTTCCCAGCAAAAAGGAAACTACATCCAGCCTTCATCCTTCTCTTCTCACGGAAGTGACGACTGGGGTTATGGAGgaggtgggggagggggaggaggaggaggaggaggtggtggtggtggtggtggtggtggtggaggagggcGAAGAGAAAATGTGAAGAGCTCCGACTTCAGTTTCTCAAGTCAAAACAGATTTTCAGCTCTTAATACTCCCAGCACCTTTGACAGGGGAGGcagggggggaggaggaggaagggcaGCGGGAGGAACAGTTGGTGATGAAGACGACGACAAAAAACTGTGAGTCTTTATGAGAAAACATAAcgttctcttttttaaaaaaattttttttatcagtcgTAAGGAAATCATTGTCATATTTGTTATCTAGGGAAGTCATTCAGATGGACATAGATGTTTGGGAGAAGTCTGGCCAATGGGGATTCTCGTGTTATTATAGCTTCAAGACACTTGTATCTGGTGTGTATgagatttttcattttaaatgcatatttttaaaaactgaaacactgGACCTGAACATGCTTCCTATGTTCTGACTACAGGTTTCACTGACCTCTCCCCTGAAGAGCTCCGGCTGGAATACTACTCCACAAGAGCTTCAGGAGATCTGCAGGGCTACGTAAGTGCACTGTTCCTTAGTAATGTCATGTCTGTTTGGCTTTGGGTCAGTATTCATCCTCTTCGTGGATAGAAGCATGGCCCCAAGTCTTTTTGGTACATGGGCTTGATTATTATAATCAAGCTCTAATTTAATATCGGAAGGCAAAACGTTAAATGTGTTTAAGTATTTCTAAGAGTATAAGAAATTCCTCTTGTCTGTGCTTAGATGAATGGCATCAATCAGCTGCTCAGTCAGTGGAAAAACAGAGTCCAGGAATTGAAGATTATGAATCCAGCCACTCGTGCGGCACTGGTAAGACACACAGATGCTCACAAACACCGTTTCCCAACTTTAGATCATTTGTTACAATTCCAGAGTCCATAACTGGTCCCTAATGAGACGTGAAAACCAAACAGCACTGAGAAGATGTGTTTAGATTTTTACCATTAGGTGTGCACGTCAGCAGTGTGCAGCAATGGAAATGTCAGAATACATTTTCGTTTAATAAAGTTTCCTTCTACTCTTCGAACGTATCGAACACCTGGTTTAGATTTAATGCTGAGGTTCTGATTTCACACTAGCATTGGTCCTGTCtattttggggcttttaattcagtgttttatgttttttttacttcattttttttcattgcagCTTGCAGAATTAAATGGTGCTGCACCTCAGGGATCTTCAGGTGGGTTTGGTTCGACAACAGCAACTGGATTTGGATCCTCCATCTCCAGCTTTGGAAGCAAAGGTAAAGATCAACGATTTCTTTATTGAATCATAAACTGTCTTTCTTGTTTGAAGGTACTTCCCATTTCTAATgagttttgatgtttgagcAGATTTTACAGAGACTGCATGTAGTTTAGTATTTTAGCACTAAATTAATCAAAGTGTAGGTTTTTCAGAATTTCATAATAAAAGGTATTTTATAAAATTATCCATCACTCCATGATAACTCTAAATCCTTCTGTTCCTGCAGATTTTGGTGCCCCAGCCCAGGCCAGCGGTTTCAGCTTTTCTGCTTCAAATAGTGGATTTGGCTCTGCAGCCACACAGTCATCTTCAACAGGTTTTGGTAACATCTTAGCAGCTCCCACACAGCCTCCCTCTGGGTTCGGCACTGCGTTCTCCTCTACACCTTCAGCTTCAAGTTTCTCCTTCGCCTCTACCACCACGGACAAACCAGCACCTGCGTCAGGATTTGGATCTGCCTCTGGATTTAGTTTCCCCACTACAGCAAGCAGCAGTTTCGGGGTTGTAGCCCCTGCGACAACAGGAAGCAGCAGTCCTTTTGGGAAGACAAGTGGAGGATTTGGGGCAGCAGCCACTCAGCCCACGTCAGGAACTGGGTCTGCCGAAGGGGCGTCGGACAGTCTGTTTTCCCCTGAGAGTAAACTGACCGAAGAGGAACTGAGTCAGTTCAAGGCTAAGAAATTCACTCTGGGACAGATTCCACTGAAGCCCCCCCCTTCTAACCTGCTAGTGGTGTGATACTGTGGACAATATGGGTACATTATTAaactaaaaaatataattttgtgTAAAGATTTTCTGCTTTAAACCTTTTCCGTGCAAGTAATTTTGAAGATGTGGCTGACATCCACACACTTCTCCTCAGTTTAGGTGGAGAAAACTCAGTTTGGAAGTGTACTGTGTACTTTCAAGCTATCTTTTGTCATAAAAAGTTctatttttgaatgattttgCATTGCATGGATTTTAATTTGTTCATCTTTTCCCTTTTATTAAGTAGCTAAGGGTACAGCAAGAAAAgctgatggggaaaaaaatcttttaaaggtttattttaatttttaatgatcAAACATGCAAAATTCAACAAATCAGCCTGTTGAACTGTATGTGGAGTAAATTTGCCAACAGAGTTTGGGAAACAGTTC from Pelmatolapia mariae isolate MD_Pm_ZW linkage group LG22, Pm_UMD_F_2, whole genome shotgun sequence harbors:
- the LOC134623640 gene encoding nucleoporin NUP42 — translated: MPVCNFFLQGRCRYGEKCWNEHPRGGSRGGGGGGGYNNNYSNRSGQQQPRSGGGGFGNRVWVNPSQQKGNYIQPSSFSSHGSDDWGYGGGGGGGGGGGGGGGGGGGGGGGGRRENVKSSDFSFSSQNRFSALNTPSTFDRGGRGGGGGRAAGGTVGDEDDDKKLEVIQMDIDVWEKSGQWGFSCYYSFKTLVSGFTDLSPEELRLEYYSTRASGDLQGYMNGINQLLSQWKNRVQELKIMNPATRAALLAELNGAAPQGSSGGFGSTTATGFGSSISSFGSKDFGAPAQASGFSFSASNSGFGSAATQSSSTGFGNILAAPTQPPSGFGTAFSSTPSASSFSFASTTTDKPAPASGFGSASGFSFPTTASSSFGVVAPATTGSSSPFGKTSGGFGAAATQPTSGTGSAEGASDSLFSPESKLTEEELSQFKAKKFTLGQIPLKPPPSNLLVV